The Athalia rosae chromosome 7, iyAthRosa1.1, whole genome shotgun sequence genome window below encodes:
- the LOC125501834 gene encoding probable glutamate--tRNA ligase, mitochondrial isoform X2, whose protein sequence is MTFAGNLPDQGNGVQDTRSAPSPTGYLHLGGLHTALCNMVQLYISYSNQGNYILRLEDTDQTGLVPDAAGKLQVRQRESYCDSFKVQETCLAGDSTRRG, encoded by the exons ATGACGTTTGCAGGTAACCTCCCAGATCAGGGAAAT ggCGTACAAGACACAAGGAGTGCCCCAAGCCCAACAG GTTACCTGCATCTCGGAGGCCTCCATACAGCTCTGTGCAACATGGTGCAGCTATATATCAGCTATTCAAACCAAGGAAATTATATTCTACGCTTAGAAGACACAGATCAAACAGGACTCGTACCAGATGCTGCCGGTAAACTCCAAGTGAGGCAAAGAGAATCTTACTGCGACAGTTTCAAGGTACAAGAAACATGTTTGGCTGGTGATTCGACTCGGAGAGGATAA